DNA sequence from the Deltaproteobacteria bacterium genome:
AACGTTTTATTTAAGTCGGCGATACGGGATGCGAGGTTGACGGTGCCGCCGATGAGCGCATACGACAGCCTGTCATGACTTCCGGTGTTGCCGGCCAGCAGCTTTCCCGTGTGAATGCCGATACCGTGCCGGAACGGTTCCTTGCCGTCCCGGATGCGTTCACGGTTCAGCTCATCGAGCGCTTGGCGCATTTCCAATGCGGCCTGCACGGCCAGATCGGGGTGATCGTCCAGGCTGATGGGCACGCCGAAAACCGCTTCGATCTCGTCCCCCACGTACTGCAGCACCAATCCGTGGTACTTGCGAATGGCCTTTTCCATAGCCGTAAAATACGCCCGCATGCTCCGGATCACCTCTTCGGGTTCATTTTTTTCCACATAGCGGGTGAAGTCCCGCAGATCCGAAAACAGCAAGGTTCCTTCGGTACGTTCGCCGTCCACCGGAATGTGGTCGCTGAGGATGCGGTCCCGGATCTCGGGCGTGACGTATTTACCGAAACTCATGTAGCAGATATCCCGCTCCTGCAACCCGACGATCAGGTCATTGGTTTTCGCGGCAATCTGGCCGAACTCATCGTTGCTGACGAGGGGAACCCGGGTGTCGTAGTTGCCGTTGGTAACCTCCTCCAACACCTGGAGCTGAATATTGATGACCCGCTTGAGATTGCGGGAGTACCGCTTGATGATGATCATGCTGACTGTCATTGTGGCCACAAAC
Encoded proteins:
- a CDS encoding adenylate/guanylate cyclase domain-containing protein codes for the protein MALLLPLRLYLFRRTAREMIADDSAEHPHYRLSWKGFVADLTVWSAIGLLVAAVYYFYYGAFFSTAIKIIIAGFFFGIFGGMLGFLDTEAQFITVLENSKHRVESPRKMLLTVSKKMAFFMATMTFFMAFVILMVVLLDIYYLGGKQGFSDQSIYWAVFKEILFVFVATMTVSMIIIKRYSRNLKRVINIQLQVLEEVTNGNYDTRVPLVSNDEFGQIAAKTNDLIVGLQERDICYMSFGKYVTPEIRDRILSDHIPVDGERTEGTLLFSDLRDFTRYVEKNEPEEVIRSMRAYFTAMEKAIRKYHGLVLQYVGDEIEAVFGVPISLDDHPDLAVQAALEMRQALDELNRERIRDGKEPFRHGIGIHTGKLLAGNTGSHDRLSYALIGGTVNLASRIADLNKT